From the Daucus carota subsp. sativus chromosome 8, DH1 v3.0, whole genome shotgun sequence genome, one window contains:
- the LOC108198585 gene encoding glycine-rich RNA-binding protein 2-like, with protein MEVVDMGRPFSSVRWADGTGGEEDRGGGEDEGACGGGGGMEGAVEGVGFGCDINNGGRHGGGDDTGGEEDQGGGEDEGAGGGGGGMEGAMEGVGFGCDINNGDRHGGGGYGESDGTKVERAAETWRGCQGEASGNESMS; from the exons atggaggtggtggacatggGAAGACCCTTTAGCTCTGTCCG CTGGGCAGACGGTACTGGAGGTGAGGAAGACCGAGGTGGAGGTGAGGACGAAGGTGCATGTGGAGGTGGGGGTGGAATGGAAGGGGCGGTGGAGGGGGTTGGATTTGGTTgtgatataaataatggaggccgacatggaggtggtg ACGATACTGGAGGTGAGGAAGACCAAGGTGGAGGTGAGGACGAAGGTGCAGGTGGAGGTGGGGGTGGAATGGAAGGGGCGATGGAGGGGGTTGGATTTGGTTgtgatataaataatggagaccgacatggaggtggtggttatggagagTCGGACGGCACGAAGGTGGAGAGAGCAGCAGAGACTTGGCGGGGGTGCCAAGGTGAAGCTAGTGGAAATGAGTCAATgagttga
- the LOC108199894 gene encoding putative protease Do-like 14 isoform X1 translates to MYGYSPTCPSYSPYDYSRDYEPGPELCLRFPDKKETGSLDARFDQSPVLKKILDYYVDQKPSRDSLWFSKDDQYAKTTVDKKKLWRIYSKITPSVVSVSSFFGVERKIDCSGLIIDWNSIENEATVLTSAKLLWSPKDTSLEFHLIVRTADGTLFLAREDYVDYHYNLLTLKIKSTIELKVVDLRCRQAEYVERMSVIALGRAFQTCLPFDYVGELSLASPNYGCDELLMSTCKFSEICEGGPLITDTGYVIGINFKDAHSLPAAVILSCLEMWRSFGTVVRPWFGMSVVDVDQLSYWIWERYNIPVEGSYVVVKEVLKGSIADKNDVHPGDLVSTCNGVSIRSAKQYSQLLSEASQVLTACADSSQQSFTLVINPFDRHTDNISIEAEQVSVDDKRFNYRWRGISCGEWNKINELLRNPGHLRYDPSAPRYTPT, encoded by the exons ATGTACGGCTACTCCCCTACGTGTCCGTCCTATTCCCCATACGACTACAGCCGCGACTATGAACCAGGTCCTGAACTATGTCTTCGGTTTCCTGACAAAAAGGAGACCGGATCGTTAGATGCTAGATTTGATCAATCTCCGGTACTAAAAA AAATTCTAGATTACTATGTTGATCAAAAACCTTCCAGAGATTCACTATGGTTTTCTAAAG ATGATCAGTATGCCAAAACTACTGTCGACAAAAAAAAACTGTGGCGTATCTATTCCAAGATTACACCTTCAGTTGTATCCGTGTCTTCATTTTTTG GCGTGGAGAGGAAAATTGATTGCTCAGGTCTCATAATAGACTGGAATTCAATTGAGAATGAGGCAACCGTATTGACTTCTGCAAAACTCCTTTGGAGTCCAAAGGATACCAGTTTAGAATTTCAT CTAATTGTAAGAACGGCAGATGGAACTTTGTTTCTTGCTCGAGAAGACTACGTGGACTATCATTATAACCTTCTTACTTTGAAAATCAAGTCCACAATAGAACTAAAAGTTGTAGATTTGAGATGTAGGCAAGCAGAATATGTTGAACGGATGAGTGTCATTGCTTTGGGTCGTGCTTTTCAAACGTGCCTTCCATTTGATTATGTAGGAGAACTATCTCTTGCATCCCCAAATTATGGTTGTGACGAGCTTTTGATGTCTACTTGTAAATTTTCTGAG ATTTGTGAAGGTGGACCACTTATCACTGATACTGGATATGTGATTGGTATTAACTTTAAGGATGCGCATTCACTTCCTGCAGCGGTTATCTTATCATGCCTAGAGATGTGGAGGTCCTTTGG TACTGTTGTGCGCCCTTGGTTTGGAATGAGCGTTGTTGATGTGGATCAATTATCTTATTGGATATGGGAAAGATATAATATACCGGTAGAAGGGTCATATGTTGTCGTCAAAGAG GTATTGAAAGGATCAATTGCTGACAAAAATGATGTACATCCCGGGGACTTAGTTTCTACATGTAATGGAGTTTCGATACGATCTGCCAAGCAG TATTCCCAGTTATTGTCCGAGGCATCACAAGTTTTGACGGCATGTGCTGATTCAAGCCAACAAAGTTTCACA CTTGTCATAAATCCATTTGATCGTCATACTGATAATATTAGCATTGAGGCTGAGCAAGTTTCGGTCGATGACAAGAGGTTTAACTATCG TTGGCGGGGAATATCATGTGGTGAATGGAACAAGATCAATGAATTGCTAAGAAATCCCGGGCACCTGCGGTATGACCCGAGTGCGCCTCGGTATACACCAACATGA
- the LOC108199894 gene encoding putative protease Do-like 14 isoform X2 yields the protein MYGYSPTCPSYSPYDYSRDYEPGPELCLRFPDKKETGSLDARFDQSPVLKKILDYYVDQKPSRDSLWFSKDDQYAKTTVDKKKLWRIYSKITPSVVSVSSFFGVERKIDCSGLIIDWNSIENEATVLTSAKLLWSPKDTSLEFHLIVRTADGTLFLAREDYVDYHYNLLTLKIKSTIELKVVDLRCRQAEYVERMSVIALGRAFQTCLPFDYVGELSLASPNYGCDELLMSTCKFSEICEGGPLITDTGYVIGINFKDAHSLPAAVILSCLEMWRSFGTVVRPWFGMSVVDVDQLSYWIWERYNIPVEGSYVVVKEVLKGSIADKNDVHPGDLVSTCNGVSIRSAKQYSQLLSEASQVLTACADSSQQSFTLHVTTL from the exons ATGTACGGCTACTCCCCTACGTGTCCGTCCTATTCCCCATACGACTACAGCCGCGACTATGAACCAGGTCCTGAACTATGTCTTCGGTTTCCTGACAAAAAGGAGACCGGATCGTTAGATGCTAGATTTGATCAATCTCCGGTACTAAAAA AAATTCTAGATTACTATGTTGATCAAAAACCTTCCAGAGATTCACTATGGTTTTCTAAAG ATGATCAGTATGCCAAAACTACTGTCGACAAAAAAAAACTGTGGCGTATCTATTCCAAGATTACACCTTCAGTTGTATCCGTGTCTTCATTTTTTG GCGTGGAGAGGAAAATTGATTGCTCAGGTCTCATAATAGACTGGAATTCAATTGAGAATGAGGCAACCGTATTGACTTCTGCAAAACTCCTTTGGAGTCCAAAGGATACCAGTTTAGAATTTCAT CTAATTGTAAGAACGGCAGATGGAACTTTGTTTCTTGCTCGAGAAGACTACGTGGACTATCATTATAACCTTCTTACTTTGAAAATCAAGTCCACAATAGAACTAAAAGTTGTAGATTTGAGATGTAGGCAAGCAGAATATGTTGAACGGATGAGTGTCATTGCTTTGGGTCGTGCTTTTCAAACGTGCCTTCCATTTGATTATGTAGGAGAACTATCTCTTGCATCCCCAAATTATGGTTGTGACGAGCTTTTGATGTCTACTTGTAAATTTTCTGAG ATTTGTGAAGGTGGACCACTTATCACTGATACTGGATATGTGATTGGTATTAACTTTAAGGATGCGCATTCACTTCCTGCAGCGGTTATCTTATCATGCCTAGAGATGTGGAGGTCCTTTGG TACTGTTGTGCGCCCTTGGTTTGGAATGAGCGTTGTTGATGTGGATCAATTATCTTATTGGATATGGGAAAGATATAATATACCGGTAGAAGGGTCATATGTTGTCGTCAAAGAG GTATTGAAAGGATCAATTGCTGACAAAAATGATGTACATCCCGGGGACTTAGTTTCTACATGTAATGGAGTTTCGATACGATCTGCCAAGCAG TATTCCCAGTTATTGTCCGAGGCATCACAAGTTTTGACGGCATGTGCTGATTCAAGCCAACAAAGTTTCACA CTACATGTAACAACATTATGA
- the LOC108198860 gene encoding non-functional NADPH-dependent codeinone reductase 2-like — protein sequence MAAQIIPTVTLNSVDAKSMPVLGLGTGGFPPSPPEVVIKAVLDAIELGYRMFDTAAFYQTEEALGEAICQAVSLGLIKSRDEVFLTSKVWCNDTQADRILPALQKTLQIMKLEYLDQYLVHWPVSLKPEANPFALKPDDVLPLDLKSVWTAMEECQKLGLTKSIGVSNFSSKKVADILAFAKIPPAIVQVEFNPAWQQGKLKEFCEAKGIKVAAFSPLGAAGAFWGTKGVLGSEVLNEIATSKGKSVAQVALRWAYEQGVVVVMKSFNKDRLKQNQEIFDWELSAEESKKIAQIPQSRANRGDNFVFENGPIKSVEDLWDGEL from the exons ATGGCTGCACAGATCATTCCAACAGTTACTTTGAACTCTGTCGACGCGAAATCGATGCCGGTTTTGGGACTAGGCACTGGTGGTTTCCCCCCTTCACCACCAGAAGTAGTGATCAAGGCAGTGCTGGATGCAATTGAGCTTGGTTACAGGATGTTTGACACTGCTGCTTTTTACCAAACAGAGGAAGCTCTTGGTGAAGCTATATGTCAGGCTGTTAGTCTCGGTTTGATCAAGTCTCGCGACGAGGTCTTTCTCACCTCTAAGGTCTGGTGCAATGATACTCAGGCAGATCGGATCCTCCCTGCCCTCCAAAAGACACTACA GATTATGAAGTTGGAGTACCTTGATCAGTATCTTGTGCATTGGCCAGTGAGCTTGAAGCCCGAGGCAAACCCTTTTGCCCTAAAGCCGGATGATGTTCTTCCACTGGACCTGAAATCTGTTTGGACAGCCATGGAAGAGTGCCAAAAACTCGGCCTTACCAAATCTATTGGTGTGAGCAATTTCTCTTCCAAGAAGGTTGCTGACATTCTGGCTTTTGCTAAGATTCCTCCAGCAATCGTTCAA GTGGAGTTCAACCCAGCATGGCAACAAGGGAAGCTGAAGGAGTTCTGCGAGGCCAAGGGAATCAAGGTTGCTGCCTTTTCTCCTCTTGGAGCAGCAGGCGCCTTTTGGGGGACCAAAGGAGTGTTGGGATCCGAGGTTCTGAATGAAATTGCAACGTCAAAAGGGAAATCTGTAGCCCAGGTGGCTTTGAGATGGGCCTATGAACAAGGAGTTGTCGTTGTGATGAAGAGTTTCAACAAAGACAGACTCAAGCAGAATCAGGAGATTTTTGACTGGGAGTTGAGCGCGGAAGAGTCCAAGAAGATTGCTCAGATCCCGCAGAGCAGGGCAAACCGTGGGGACAATTTTGTCTTTGAAAATGGCCCTATCAAGTCTGTCGAGGACCTCTGGGATGGAGAACTTTGA
- the LOC108198917 gene encoding non-functional NADPH-dependent codeinone reductase 2-like — protein MAAQIIPTVTLNSVDAKPMPVLGLGTGGFPPSPPEVVIKAVLDAIELGYRMFDTAAFYQTEEALGEAICQAVSIGLIKSRDEVFLTSKVWCNDTQADRILPALQKTLQIMKLEYLDQYLVHWPVSLKPEANPFALKPDDVLPLDLKSVWTVMEECQKLGLTKSIGVSNFSSKKVADILAFAKIPPAIVQVEFNPAWQQGKLKEFCEAKGIKVAAFSPLGAAGAFWGTKGVLGSEVLNEIATSKGKSVAQVALRWAYEQGVVVVMKSFNKDRLKQNQEIFDWELSAEESKKIAQIPQSRANRGDNFVFENGPIKSVEELWDGEL, from the exons ATGGCTGCACAAATCATTCCCACAGTTACTTTGAACTCCGTCGACGCGAAACCGATGCCGGTTTTGGGACTAGGCACTGGTGGTTTCCCCCCTTCACCACCAGAAGTAGTGATCAAGGCAGTGCTGGATGCAATTGAGCTCGGTTACAGGATGTTTGACACTGCTGCTTTTTACCAAACAGAGGAAGCTCTTGGTGAAGCTATATGTCAGGCTGTTAGTATTGGTTTGATCAAGTCTCGCGACGAGGTCTTTCTCACCTCTAAGGTCTGGTGCAATGATACTCAGGCAGATCGGATCCTCCCTGCTCTCCAGAAGACACTACA GATTATGAAGTTGGAGTACCTTGATCAGTATCTTGTGCATTGGCCAGTGAGCTTGAAGCCCGAGGCTAACCCTTTTGCCCTAAAGCCGGATGATGTTCTTCCACTGGACCTTAAATCTGTTTGGACAGTCATGGAAGAGTGCCAAAAACTCGGCCTTACGAAGTCTATTGGTGTGAGCAATTTCTCTTCCAAGAAGGTTGCTGATATTCTGGCTTTTGCTAAGATTCCTCCAGCAATCGTTCAA GTGGAGTTCAACCCAGCATGGCAACAAGGGAAGCTGAAGGAGTTCTGCGAGGCCAAGGGAATCAAGGTTGCTGCCTTTTCTCCTCTTGGAGCCGCAGGCGCCTTTTGGGGGACCAAAGGAGTGTTGGGATCCGAGGTTTTGAATGAAATTGCAACGTCGAAAGGGAAATCTGTAGCCCAGGTGGCTTTGAGATGGGCCTATGAACAAGGAGTTGTCGTCGTGATGAAGAGCTTCAACAAAGACAGACTCAAGCAGAATCAGGAAATTTTTGACTGGGAGTTGAGTGCTGAAGAGTCCAAGAAGATTGCTCAGATCCCGCAGAGCAGGGCAAACCGTGGTGACAATTTTGTGTTTGAAAATGGCCCTATCAAGTCTGTGGAGGAGCTCTGGGATGGAGAACTTTAA
- the LOC108197570 gene encoding non-functional NADPH-dependent codeinone reductase 2-like — MALKRVPEVALSSGNAKAMPVLGLGTGGYPHLKPEEVVKAVLEAIQLGYRMFDTASAYETEEALGEAITQAVSLGLIKSRDDVFLTSKIWCTDNHGDRVIPALKKTLQNMKLEYLDQYLIHWPVSLKPGTDPYHPNPGDVVPMDIKSVWTAMEECQTLGLTKSIGVSNFTRKKLTDILSFATIPPAINQVEMNPTWQQVKLNEFCRANGIKIAAYSPLGAAGAFWGTKGVLESEVLKEIAKSKGKSVAQVALRWAYEQGVVIVTRSSNKDRLKQNLEIFDWQLSHEDSKKIAEEIPQSRACTGKMFIFETGPIKSLEELWDGEI, encoded by the exons ATGGCTCTGAAAAGAGTTCCAGAGGTTGCTCTGAGCTCCGGAAATGCAAAAGCTATGCCTGTTTTGGGACTAGGCACGGGTGGATATCCCCATCTTAAGCCAGAGGAAGTCGTAAAAGCTGTGCTTGAAGCAATTCAGCTTGGTTACAGGATGTTTGATACTGCTTCCGCTTATGAAACAGAGGAAGCTCTTGGTGAAGCTATAACTCAAGCAGTTAGTCTTGGTTTAATAAAGTCCCGCGACGATGTCTTCCTCACCTCTAAAATCTGGTGCACTGATAACCATGGCGATCGTGTCATCCCTGCCCTTAAAAAGACTCTGCA GAACATGAAGTTGGAGTATCTTGATCAGTATCTTATTCATTGGCCAGTAAGCCTGAAGCCCGGAACAGACCCTTATCATCCTAACCCTGGTGATGTTGTTCCCATGGACATCAAATCTGTTTGGACAGCAATGGAAGAGTGTCAAACACTTGGCCTTACAAAATCGATTGGTGTCAGTAATTTCACTCGCAAGAAGCTTACTGATATTCTATCTTTCGCTACAATTCCTCCAGCAATCAATCAA GTGGAGATGAACCCGACATGGCAACAAGTGAAGCTTAATGAGTTCTGTCGGGCAAATGGAATCAAGATAGCCGCCTATTCTCCTCTCGGAGCAGCAGGAGCCTTTTGGGGAACCAAAGGAGTGCTTGAATCCGAGGTTCTAAAGGAAATTGCAAAGTCAAAAGGAAAATCTGTAGCTCAGGTAGCTCTGCGATGGGCTTATGAGCAAGGGGTTGTCATTGTGACTAGGAGCTCGAACAAGGATAGATTAAAGCAGAATCTTGAAATTTTTGACTGGCAGTTGAGCCATGAGGACTCAAAGAAGATTGCTGAAGAAATCCCGCAGAGCAGGGCATGCACTGGAAAAATGTTTATCTTTGAAACTGGTCCTATCAAGTCACTTGAGGAGCTCTGGGATGGAGAAATTTAA
- the LOC108197571 gene encoding non-functional NADPH-dependent codeinone reductase 2-like, giving the protein MAIPEICLSSGNAKPMPVLGLGLGASDPTPEVITNTKKAVLDAIELGYRMFDTAAFYQTEEALGEAIAQAISRGLIKSRDELFITSKLWLHDNYGDRVLPALQKSLRDMKLDYLDQYLIHFPVSMKAGSNPFQLNPENFAAMDFKAVWTAMEECQSLGLTKSIGVSNFSCKKLADILAFAKIPPAINQVELNPAWQQGKLRAFCQANGIKVAAYSPLGAAGAFWGTKGVLESEVLIEIAKSKGKSVAQIALRWAYEQGIVIVMKSYNKERLKQNLEIFGWELSDEESKKIAAIPQRRANLAEFFVSETGPFKTLEELWDGEL; this is encoded by the exons ATGGCTATTCCAGAAATTTGTTTGAGCTCCGGAAATGCAAAACCTATGCCAGTTCTAGGACTTGGATTAGGAGCTTCTGATCCGACACCAGAAGTTATAACTAATACGAAGAAAGCTGTGCTTGACGCAATTGAGCTTGGTTACAGGATGTTTGATACCGCTGCTTTTTACCAAACAGAGGAAGCTCTTGGTGAAGCAATAGCTCAAGCTATTAGTCGTGGCCTAATCAAGTCTCGCGATGAGCTTTTTATTACCTCAAAGCTCTGGTTGCATGATAATTATGGTGACCGAGTCCTTCCTGCCCTTCAAAAGAGTTTGAG GGATATGAAGTTGGACTATCTTGATCAGTATCTTATACATTTTCCGGTGAGCATGAAGGCTGGATCAAACCCTTTTCAACTAAACCCTGAGAATTTTGCTGCAATGGACTTCAAAGCTGTTTGGACAGCAATGGAAGAGTGCCAAAGTCTCGGCCTTACAAAATCAATCGGTGTCAGTAATTTCAGTTGCAAGAAGCTTGCGGATATTTTGGCTTTTGCCAAGATTCCTCCTGCTATCAATCAA GTGGAATTGAATCCAGCATGGCAGCAGGGGAAATTGAGGGCCTTCTGTCAGGCAAATGGAATCAAGGTTGCTGCTTATTCTCCTCTAGGAGCAGCAGGAGCTTTTTGGGGGACGAAAGGAGTGTTGGAATCCGAGGTTCTGATTGAAATTGCAAAGTCGAAAGGTAAGTCTGTAGCCCAGATTGCCTTGAGATGGGCTTATGAGCAAGGGATTGTTATTGTGATGAAGAGCTACAACAAAGAGAGACTAAAGCAGAATCTTGAAATTTTTGGGTGGGAGTTGAGCGATGAAGAGTCCAAGAAGATTGCTGCAATACCGCAGAGGAGGGCAAACCTTGCGGAGTTCTTTGTCTCTGAAACTGGCCCTTTCAAGACACTCGAGGAGCTCTGGGATGGAGAACTTTAA
- the LOC108199493 gene encoding non-functional NADPH-dependent codeinone reductase 2-like: MAIPEICLSSGNAKPMPVLGLGLGAVDPTPEIITNAVLDAIELGYRMFDTAAFYQTEEALGDAIAQAISRGLIKSRDELFITSKLWLHDNYGDRVLPALQKSLRDMKLDYLDQYLIHFPVSMKAGSNPFQLNPENFAAMDFKAVWTAMEECQSLGLTKSIGVSNFSCKKLADILAFAKIPPAINQVELNPAWQQGKLRAFCQANGIKVAAYSPLGAAGAFWGTKGVLESEVLMEIAKSKGKSVAQIALRWAYEQGIVIVMKSFNKERLKQNLEIFGWELSDEESKKIAAMPQKRANLAEFVVSETGPFKTLEELWDGEL; encoded by the exons ATGGCTATTCCAGAAATTTGTTTGAGCTCCGGAAATGCTAAACCTATGCCAGTTCTGGGACTGGGATTAGGAGCTGTTGATCCTACACCAGAAATTATAACTAATGCTGTGCTTGACGCGATTGAGCTTGGTTACAGGATGTTTGATACTGCTGCTTTTTACCAAACAGAGGAAGCTCTTGGTGATGCAATAGCTCAAGCTATTAGTCGTGGCCTAATCAAGTCTCGCGATGAGCTTTTTATTACCTCAAAGCTCTGGTTGCATGATAATTACGGTGATCGAGTCCTTCCTGCCCTTCAAAAGAGTTTGAG GGATATGAAGTTGGACTATCTTGATCAGTATCTTATACATTTTCCGGTGAGCATGAAGGCTGGATCAAACCCTTTTCAACTAAACCCTGAGAATTTTGCTGCAATGGACTTCAAAGCTGTTTGGACAGCAATGGAAGAGTGCCAAAGTCTCGGCCTTACAAAATCAATCGGTGTCAGTAATTTCAGTTGCAAGAAGCTTGCGGATATTTTGGCTTTTGCCAAGATTCCTCCTGCAATCAATCAA GTGGAATTGAATCCAGCATGGCAGCAGGGGAAATTGAGGGCCTTCTGTCAGGCAAATGGAATCAAGGTTGCTGCTTATTCTCCTCTAGGAGCAGCAGGAGCTTTTTGGGGGACGAAAGGAGTGTTGGAATCCGAGGTTCTGATGGAAATTGCAAAGTCGAAAGGTAAGTCTGTAGCCCAGATTGCCTTGAGATGGGCTTATGAGCAAGGGATTGTTATTGTGATGAAGAGCTTCAACAAAGAGAGACTAAAGCAGAATCTTGAAATTTTTGGGTGGGAGTTGAGCGATGAAGAGTCCAAGAAGATTGCTGCAATGCCGCAAAAGAGGGCAAACCTTGCAGAGTTCGTTGTCTCTGAAACTGGCCCATTCAAGACACTCGAGGAGCTCTGGGATGGAGAactttaa
- the LOC108199492 gene encoding non-functional NADPH-dependent codeinone reductase 2-like, whose protein sequence is MAIPEIILSSGNAKAMPVLGPGLGTLDPTPEFLTSMIKAVLEAIELGYRMFDTASFYRTEEALGEAISQSISCGLIKSRDELFITSKIWLNDNYGDCVLPALQKSLRDMKLDYVDQYLIHFPMSMKAGSNPFRLNPEDFVPMDIKSVWTAMEECQTLGLAKSIGVSNFTCKKIADILAFAKIPPAINQVEMNPAWQQGKLREYCQANGIKIAAYSPLGAAGAFWGTKDVLESKVLMGIAESKGKSVAQIALRWAYEQGVIIVTKSHNKERLKQNLEIFEWGLSEEESKKIAALPQRRAGLGHMFISDTGPFKSVADIWDGEL, encoded by the exons ATGGCTATTCCAGAAATTATTCTGAGCTCTGGAAATGCAAAAGCTATGCCAGTTTTGGGACCGGGCTTAGGAACTTTGGATCCAACTCCAGAATTTTTGACTAGTATGATAAAAGCAGTGCTTGAAGCAATTGAGCTTGGTTACAGGATGTTTGATACTGCTTCTTTTTACAGAACAGAAGAAGCTCTTGGTGAAGCGATATCTCAATCTATCAGTTGTGGTTTGATCAAGTCCCGCGATGAACTCTTCATTACGTCTAAGATTTGGTTGAATGATAATTATGGTGATTGTGTCCTTCCTGCCCTTCAAAAGAGTTTGCG GGATATGAAGTTGGACTATGTTGATCAGTACCTTATACATTTTCCAATGAGCATGAAGGCTGGATCAAACCCTTTCCGCCTGAACCCTGAAGATTTTGTTCCGATGGATATTAAATCTGTTTGGACGGCCATGGAGGAGTGCCAAACACTTGGCCTTGCAAAATCTATTGGTGTCAGTAATTTCACTTGCAAGAAAATTGCTGATATTCTGGCATTTGCTAAGATTCCTCCTGCAATCAATCAA GTGGAGATGAACCCTGCATGGCAACAAGGGAAACTGAGGGAGTATTGTCAGGCAAATGGAATCAAAATAGCTGCTTATTCTCCTCTAGGAGCGGCAGGAGCTTTCTGGGGGACAAAAGATGTTCTGGAATCTAAGGTTCTGATGGGAATTGCAGAGTCGAAAGGGAAGTCTGTGGCCCAGATTGCTTTAAGATGGGCTTATGAGCAAGGAGTTATTATTGTGACCAAGTCTCACAACAAAGAGAGACTAAAGCAGAATCTTGAAATATTTGAATGGGGATTGAGTGAAGAAGAGTCCAAGAAGATAGCTGCACTGCCGCAAAGGAGGGCAGGCCTTGGCCATATGTTTATTTCTGATACTGGTCCTTTTAAGTCCGTCGCGGATATCTGGGATGGAGAGCTTTAA
- the LOC108199494 gene encoding non-functional NADPH-dependent codeinone reductase 2-like gives CIFVAYAGGYPPAPPEAVIKAVLEAIELGYRMFDTASFYQTEEAVGEAICQAVSLGLIKSRDEVFLTSKVWCNDTHADRILPALQKTLENMKLEYLDQYLIHWPVSLKPDTNILQLKPEDVLPLDIKSVWTAMEECQTLGLTKSIGVSNFSSKKVADILAFAKIPPAIVQVEMNPAWQQGKLKEFCQAKGIKIAAFSPLGAAGAFWGTKGVLESEVLNEIAQSKGKSVAQVALRWAYE, from the exons TGCATATTTGTAGCATATGCAGGTGGTTATCCCCCTGCACCGCCAGAAGCAGTGATAAAAGCGGTGCTTGAAGCAATTGAGCTTGGTTATAGGATGTTTGATACCGCTTCCTTTTACCAAACGGAGGAAGCTGTTGGTGAAGCTATATGTCAAGCAGTTAGTCTTGGTTTGATCAAGTCTCGCGATGAAGTCTTTCTTACCTCTAAGGTATGGTGCAATGATACTCATGCAGATCGTATCCTCCCTGCTCTCCAGAAGACACTAGA GAATATGAAGTTGGAGTATCTTGATCAGTATCTTATTCATTGGCCAGTGAGCCTGAAGCCCGACACAAACATATTACAATTAAAGCCAGAAGATGTTCTTCCACTGGACATCAAATCGGTCTGGACAGCTATGGAAGAGTGCCAAACACTCGGCCTTACAAAATCTATTGGTGTGAGCAATTTCTCTTCCAAGAAGGTTGCTGATATTCTGGCTTTTGCTAAGATTCCTCCAGCAATTGTTCAA GTGGAGATGAATCCAGCATGGCAACAAGGGAAGTTAAAGGAGTTCTGCCAGGCAAAGGGAATCAAGATAGCGGCGTTTTCTCCTCTTGGAGCAGCAGGAGCCTTTTGGGGAACCAAAGGAGTGCTGGAATCTGAAGTATTGAATGAAATTGCACAGTCGAAAGGAAAATCTGTAGCCCAGGTGGCTTTGAGATGGGCTTATGAATAA
- the LOC108199489 gene encoding non-functional NADPH-dependent codeinone reductase 2-like, with protein MAIPEICLSSGNAKPMPVLGLGLGASDPTPEVITNTKKAVLDAIELGYRMFDTAAFYQTEEALGEAIAQAISRGLIKSRDELFITSKLWLHDNYGDRVLPALQKSLRDMKLDYLDQYLIHFPVSMKAGSDLFRLNPEDTVAIDIKSVWTAMEECQSLGLTKSIGVSNFSCKKLADILAFAKIPPAINQVELNPAWQQGKLRAFCQANGIKVAAYSPLGAAGAFWGTKGVLESEVLIEIAKSKGKSVAQIALRWAYEQGIVIVMKSFNKERLKQNLEIFGWELSDEESKKIAAIPQRRANLAEFFISETGPFKTLEELWDGEL; from the exons ATGGCTATTCCAGAAATTTGTTTGAGCTCCGGAAATGCAAAACCTATGCCAGTTCTAGGACTTGGATTAGGAGCTTCTGATCCGACACCAGAAGTTATAACTAATACAAAGAAAGCTGTGCTTGACGCGATTGAGCTTGGCTACAGGATGTTTGATACTGCTGCTTTTTACCAAACAGAGGAAGCTCTTGGTGAAGCAATAGCTCAAGCTATTAGTCGTGGCTTAATCAAGTCCCGCGATGAGCTTTTTATTACCTCAAAGCTCTGGTTGCATGATAATTATGGTGATCGAGTCCTTCCTGCCCTTCAAAAGAGTTTGAG GGATATGAAGTTGGACTATCTTGATCAGTATCTTATACATTTTCCGGTGAGCATGAAGGCTGGATCAGATCTTTTTCGACTTAACCCTGAGGATACTGTTGCAATCGACATCAAATCTGTTTGGACAGCTATGGAAGAGTGCCAAAGCCTTGGCCTTACAAAATCAATCGGTGTCAGTAATTTCAGTTGCAAGAAGCTTGCTGATATTTTGGCTTTTGCCAAGATTCCTCCTGCTATCAATCAA GTGGAATTGAACCCAGCATGGCAACAAGGGAAATTGAGGGCCTTCTGTCAGGCAAATGGAATCAAGGTTGCTGCTTATTCTCCTCTAGGAGCAGCAGGAGCTTTTTGGGGGACGAAAGGAGTGTTGGAATCCGAGGTTCTGATTGAAATTGCAAAGTCGAAAGGTAAGTCTGTAGCCCAGATTGCCTTGAGATGGGCTTATGAGCAAGGGATTGTTATTGTGATGAAGAGCTTCAACAAAGAGAGACTAAAACAGAATCTTGAAATTTTTGGGTGGGAGTTGAGCGATGAAGAGTCCAAGAAGATTGCTGCAATACCGCAGAGGAGGGCAAACCTTGCGGAGTTCTTTATCTCTGAAACTGGCCCGTTCAAGACACTCGAGGAGCTCTGGGATGGAGAACTTTAA